A genomic segment from Glycine soja cultivar W05 chromosome 20, ASM419377v2, whole genome shotgun sequence encodes:
- the LOC114403782 gene encoding 25.3 kDa vesicle transport protein, with protein MVKVTIVGRVSDGLPLAQGLRYMNEEYGYLSCYRQQAEFILREFSRGALTAPKMTIHIDNFCFNYLVENGVVFIVLCESTYPRKLAFHYLQDIQKEFEKFDKTLIGKITRPYSFVKFDGIIANISRQYIDTRTQANLSKLNANRKQDLDIATEDIYKILERKRNSETMRRLPVTPQPESTIWCSPQLEVIALKWTPIMIIVITSMALLWASLALTDDFIV; from the exons ATGGTTAAGGTAACTATAGTTGGAAGGGTAAgcgatggattgcctctagcaCAAGGACTGAGATACATGAATGAAGAGTATGGATATCTTTCATGTTACAGGCAACAAGCAGAGTTCATACTCCGAGAATTTTCAAGGGGAGCATTAACAGCTCCCAAGATGACTATTCATATTGATAATTTCTGCTTCAA CTACTTGGTCGAGAACGGAGTTGTTTTCATTGTGTTGTGTGAGTCCACGTACCCAAGAAAACTGGCCTTCCATTACCTACAAGATATACAAAAGGAGTTTGAGAAGTTTGATAAAACCCTCATAGGCAAAATCACAAGGCCATACAGCTTTGTCAAATTTG ATGGTATAATCGCAAACATTAGCAGACAATACATTGATACAAGAACTCAGGCCAACCTATCAAAACTTAACGCTAACCGGAAACAAGATTTAGATATTGCCACTGAAgacatttacaaaattttagaaaGGAAGAGAAATTCAG AAACAATGAGAAGATTACCGGTTACTCCTCAACCTGAATCCACAATATGGTGCTCCCCACAACTTGAG GTGATTGCATTGAAATGGACACCTATTATGATCATTGTCATTACTTCGATGGCTCTTTTATGGGCTAGCTTAGCCCTCACAGATGACTTTATTGTTTGA